The stretch of DNA GCCGCCAGATTCACCTCCCTTGCCCGGCTCGTGGCGGAGCTGGACATGAGGCTGGAGGCGTGGGCGTTACAACGCCCACTGGATCTGCTCAAGTACGGCGAGGATGCGTTGACCGCCGCCCGGGTTGCTATTTGGTTGGCTGCCAATCCGGCCCCTGGGATTTACCTGCGGCAATTGTCCTTGCCCGGAGTCCACACGAAGTTCGTGGAGACACACCGGCGGCTCATCGATACGATGCTGGCGGTGCTGGCACCCGGACGAGTCATTGCGGGCAAGAACTACGCACTGCGGCATGGATTTCTCGCCGCACCGGACCGGGTCCGGATCCGCTACCTTGATCCGGCCACCGCGCCGTTCCCGGCACTGGCCGACCTGGAAATGACGGCGGCAGCCTTCGCCGCGCTGAATCCTGCGGTAACCCGCGTGATCACCACCGAAAACCTCGTCAACTTCCTGGCGCTGCCGCCATGCCCGGCNACCCTGGCCGTNTTTGGTGATGGTTATGGTTTTGCAGCCCTTCGCGAAGCCTACTGGCTACAAAACCTTGAGCTGCTGTACTGGGGTGACATTGATACGCACGGGTTTAGTATTTTGGCTCAGCTCCGGTCCCAGCTTCCGCAAGTTCGCAGCATCATGATGGATGAGCGCACACTGCAGGCTCACCGCGAATTCTGGGGCACGGAGGACAAGCAAAGCCGGGCCGAATTGAAACATTTAGACGCTGCGGAGAACGCCCTGTACACAAATCTGCAAAACGGCCATCCACAGCCGCTGCTGCGTTTGGAGCAGGAATTACTGAACTGGGACTACGTGCTGGAACAACTTTCCGCAGCGCTTACCCTGCACTCTCCAAGAAGACTTGCACCACCGAAGGCCGGGGACCACTGACCTGACNCGGCGCCAGGTTTGTCCCCGGAGTTACATAGTCGGGGAACATGGATGTGGGGGCGCCGTAATCGCCGTCTTCGCCTGGGTGCTGAACGGCAACGTACACCATCGATTCGTCGTCGTGAATGAGAGGTCCGCACGTTTCTGCCTCGCGCGGCATGGATGCGAATTGCTGGACGTTACCGCGGTTACTACCCTCTAGTCCCACCTTGAAAAGTCCGTCGTTGTAGCCAATCGATGAGGGTGCACCGTCGGTGGACACCCAGAGGTTTCCTTCAGCATCAAACGCCAGGTTGTCCGGGCAGGAAATGGGGCTGACTTTCTCCGCAGGGAACCCGCTGAAGTAGGCGCTGGAGTTCTTGGCCGGATCACCGCACAGCAGCAGCACATTCCAGCTAAACGCCGTGGCTGTGGCGTCATCGCCTTTCTCGGTGATCTCAATGACGTGGCCGTCCCGGTTTTCGGTTCGCGGGTTGGCCTCGTCGGCTTTGGCTCCCTTTTCTACCCCGCGCTTGGTGTTGTTGGTGCACGCCACATACACCTTGCCGGTCTTCAAGCTGGGTTCAACATCTTCACAGCGGTCCATTTTGGTGGCCCCGGCAATGTCGGCGGCGAGGCGGGTATAAACCAACACTTCCTGCACGCCCATGCCGGTGATGGTGCTCTTTCCATCAACAACTAACGGCAACCATTTCCCGGTTCCATCAAATCCGCCATCTGCTGGTAGCTTGCCGGAACCGTTGATCTCCGCCTCGGAACTGCCCGCGAACTGGGCCACGTACAGGTCCCCTTCAGCGAGAAGGGTCATGTTGTGTGCTTTGTCGTCCTTCTTGTACTTGTTCTTGGAAACAAATTTGTACAAGTAGTCAAAGCGCTCATCATCGCCAGAGTAAGCCACCACCTTGCCATTAGTGGCCACGATGACGTTGGCGCCTTCGTGCTTGAAACGGCCCATGCTGCTGTGTTNTTTGGGCACGGAATCAGGATTTTCTGGATCAATTTCAACTACGTAGCCAAACCGGTTCGGCTCATTACGGTAGTCTTNCCCGCGTGCATCAAAGCGCGGGTCATCCAATTCCCAGCCCATCTTGGTTGCTTCATCGCCCAACCCGTAACGCCGGTCCTGCGCAGAGCTGCCGTTGGTGCGGAAGAAACCATTGAAGTTTTCTTCACCCGAGAGAATCGTGCCCCACGGAGTGCTGCCGCCGGAACAGTTTCCTAGCGTGCCCAACACAAAACGGCCTTGTGGATCGGCTGTAGTCTTCACCAAGTCCGAGCCCGCAACCGGTCCGGTCAGCTCAAATTTTGTGTCTAGGGTGACGCGCCTGTTCAGTTTCCCACCACGCACATAGTTCCACGGAGCGCCCTTCTTGGCTCGCTCTAGCTCCACCACACTCATGCCCACGGCGCTTCGGAAAATGTTGCGGCGCGCAACGGTTTCAGCGTCATTGGCCGGGGCTGCAGGGAACATGATCGAGGGATTGACGTATTCGTGGTTGCACACCAACAGGCCCTNTTTGCCATCAGGCTGACGCAAAATCTCCAAGTAGTCATTGTTGTAGCCAAATTGGCCTGCCTGCGCGGTTGGCGTCTGGGTGGCAAAGTCAAAGTCAGGAGTATCTGCAAACAAGGGATCGCCCCAGCGCAGGATCGGCGCCCAGCTGTAACCCGCCGGAACATCGAACCTGTCCACAGCAGCATCCACGGCCTTGATCGGGGTGAACTCCAGCTTTCCAGAAGCTGTGGGGCCAGCGGTGCCGCCATCACCCTCCGGCCCGCAACCCGTCAGCACCACGGCGGCGCTCAGGGCCCCGGCCAACCNCCAGCCCAAGGCGGCCCGCCGAGTGAATGCGAAGGACGCAATATCGCGAAAATAGCTGTTCTGTGAAGTGTTGCACACAGCCTTCGAGCAAGCATTGTCACACTTGAGACTGCACGTGACGGGGCTGCGCTTGCCTCGGGTATGGCCAAGCATGGGCAGAAACTTCTTCGTTGCGTTCATCATTGACCTTCTTTGTCATG from Arthrobacter polaris encodes:
- a CDS encoding DUF2220 domain-containing protein, giving the protein MLAVLAPGRVIAGKNYALRHGFLAAPDRVRIRYLDPATAPFPALADLEMTAAAFAALNPAVTRVITTENLVNFLALPPCPATLAVFGDGYGFAALREAYWLQNLELLYWGDIDTHGFSILAQLRSQLPQVRSIMMDERTLQAHREFWGTEDKQSRAELKHLDAAENALYTNLQNGHPQPLLRLEQELLNWDYVLEQLSAALTLHSPRRLAPPKAGDH
- a CDS encoding PhoX family phosphatase; its protein translation is MMNATKKFLPMLGHTRGKRSPVTCSLKCDNACSKAVCNTSQNSYFRDIASFAFTRRAALGWXLAGALSAAVVLTGCGPEGDGGTAGPTASGKLEFTPIKAVDAAVDRFDVPAGYSWAPILRWGDPLFADTPDFDFATQTPTAQAGQFGYNNDYLEILRQPDGKXGLLVCNHEYVNPSIMFPAAPANDAETVARRNIFRSAVGMSVVELERAKKGAPWNYVRGGKLNRRVTLDTKFELTGPVAGSDLVKTTADPQGRFVLGTLGNCSGGSTPWGTILSGEENFNGFFRTNGSSAQDRRYGLGDEATKMGWELDDPRFDARGXDYRNEPNRFGYVVEIDPENPDSVPKXHSSMGRFKHEGANVIVATNGKVVAYSGDDERFDYLYKFVSKNKYKKDDKAHNMTLLAEGDLYVAQFAGSSEAEINGSGKLPADGGFDGTGKWLPLVVDGKSTITGMGVQEVLVYTRLAADIAGATKMDRCEDVEPSLKTGKVYVACTNNTKRGVEKGAKADEANPRTENRDGHVIEITEKGDDATATAFSWNVLLLCGDPAKNSSAYFSGFPAEKVSPISCPDNLAFDAEGNLWVSTDGAPSSIGYNDGLFKVGLEGSNRGNVQQFASMPREAETCGPLIHDDESMVYVAVQHPGEDGDYGAPTSMFPDYVTPGTNLAPXQVSGPRPSVVQVFLESAG